tttggcatgactcaaaggttcttcaaagtatccattactttttatttcgtggacctgaagggcctggtttgtttgggtctgaatcaggaggatcagcagtatcctgaaaagaacaaacgttttttcttagttttttttgactttttgtatgtgcgctgttgtttctcttgattttgtagttagaccacttattttgttttgttgttgctgttcaacaataattttttcgaagggtGGATCCGTTTTTCTCGGTCTGTTTCGTTCGACGTAAACTTCTGTTTGCTCTAAATTTGGAGGGTCATTTCGCTTTTCGTTCAGCTTGTTTAATGTTTTCtgagctttgtttttatttcgttcgtaaatatggtcaaaaaatggcaaaatttcctgttttcgtttttcgttatactgctcataaatagtcatattcaaatcaaattctggtaatttgtcgtatggaccataaagtaaatgaaaaggtgaataaccagtcgctgaatgtatcgatttattataaattaatgttgcggtaatcatgagattagctggattttcatttgggtttttcaatttgagaattctgagtttttccaaaattgttgaatggaatcgttcaattggagaatttgagctcggattgttcactgttgtaaaatgtagattgattttgttcaatttacaatactctgtgaaagtcttgttctgaaattctcgtccttcgtcacaaacaatcttttgtggaatattgtgatgtgaaaaataatgacgtaatttattgagaattgttaaagcagtgccgtcttttaaaaggtatgattgcgcgtattttgaaaataaatcaattattgttaaaaacttcgaattttgaaaagaaaatgtatcaatgTGGATTACTTCGAAAGGTCGCTTAGTTAGGAGgggacctgaaaatttcaatttataagggtttctctcgtattttgatttaaggcataattcgcatttatttatgatttctgtgattttattcctcatttttggccaatagtattttttcgataattgattaaatgtttctgaaataccattatggtttttatcatgatattctgaaatgatttcgacttgattctcttcacaaggtacatctaataaaagggtgttgcttatataaagtttcacggagtaattgaaggattctttgcaaaatctgatgaaagggagtcgtaatttattatctctgaaaaatattccgtaagattcattcggtctaaaaatttctttgaaaaaagttgaaaaatcattttccatgaaattttgtcttattgttatgttgtaagtatttttctgaaaattttttgtgaattttaaattgtattgttcgccaatatttagaataattctattcggatatatattcacagaagattccgtgattggaataacttttccattgtcttcttgagttgaatgaatggtggcattagaatcattattatttgcttcATGTTGATGATTGGAATCATCGTTATCTTGACGATTGTCTGgggggttcaaaatattttcaagttcttcatcactaagtaccggaagatcattaatattaggtaaaattgaggaaacttctatatttaggtcattttctgataataaagagtcttcattttctctgttattgatttcaattcgcgatagggcatccgcaactttattttcttttccttttttatgaattatgttgaaatcaaattcatcaagtttcaatttccatcttatgagcctggaattaggttcttttattttataaagccaaacaaggggattatgatcagtttctattatgaaattttgtccgtagaagtatggtcgaaaatgttttgttgaatctaaaattgagaggagttctttttctatggttgaataatttttttcggctgaatttagggttcttgaataataggcaactgggcggttgtcttgtgataatacacttccaattgcaacatttgaagcatctgttgttaatttaaatgttttttcaaaatctggataagctaatatcggagcatttgtcaataattctttacataattgaaaagcatttacatagtcgggatcatcaattttaattttcgctcttttcttaaggcatttggtcatgggagaaactatgtgagcaaaattttgaatgaatcgtctgtaataacctattaatcctaaaaatgatttgatttccttcactgtgcgtggaatagggtacttttcaacagctttcagtttagagggattcggagatattccgtcaggagttattaagtgtcctaagaattcgacatttttactcaaaaattcacatttgtcaagttcaattttgaggttgaattctctaattttttcaaaaattgatttcaaatggcaaatatgttcttgtaacgattttgaaaatacgacaatgccatccatgtaaacgaaacaaaacttatgaagatattctttaagtacattgtccattacgcgttgaaatgtactgggtccatttttcaatccgtagggcatacgaagatattcgtagtgaccattattcacggtgaatgcagttttttctattgattcctcgtccatttcgatttggtgaaaggcttttgccatatcgagtgtcgaaaaatagcaactttttcctaaattatccaaaattttttctattcgcgggagcggatatttatcctcaatggttttttcatttaaacggcgataatcaatgaccatacgatatttcttttggccggaagcatctttctttttgtctacaatccaaactggagcactgtagggtgaaatagatcgacgaatgatattatcatctaaaagtttttgaatttgttcttgaataatctttttcGTGCTGTGCGGGTGTCTGAAAGATTTAACGTGAACGGGTTCTTCATCTTTCGTTCTTATTTTATGCTTGACAGTATTGCTAAAAGAGAGATCGCAGTTTtcgttatagaaaatatttttgaatttactacaaagtttcaaaatttctcgtttttcttcagaattcatgtgttgcgtacgaatattttttgaaagttttaatttagaattttcaatttgaggagcacatatttctgtttcagatattgatttcacgggtattctttccgaaaagtttatctctaaattcccgttaattgattctgaaataggaattaggcaaataccattttttgctcgtgctatacattctggtgttgagaattttttaaaattaatttcgggtagtaaaacgtcaccattttctagggatactggaatttttacaaatgttcttgctatagttttatttggtttaagtttattcgtggagtactcgaggttaaaaggtattttcaaatttttcatttccaaaatgtggttttgatagtcaatctttgcacctaatttttgcaaatcggatgttcctaataaagcatcgaaatttttatgccagtcgacaacatgtaaatgaatattgtcgaggattcctaattcgtaaaacagtggaatattgatgttatcatcagcgttaattgtatttcctaatccggacacactgaatttttctttgaacaaaaattggaaaaatttctcaaatgctggttttctattaatgactgaatttgtggcacccgagtctattaaaattttcaaatttatttttggaagataaatgtaaggaagttttgattttattttcaaggaattgagatctaggttcctggggtttctggaggagcttcttgaaaattttcatccattttgtaataataattctcatcttcttcggaaaaattcataacattttcttcagaatgttcgggttcgtaagattcagcttcatgatcgattacatcatcgggtttgaattgtacgttgaataattgtttttgtgggaatttcgaatttctggtagaaatcgacataggcgtcggttttgtatttctggtcgaaattgacattggtgtcggttctggattcgatttatagatacttgaccctggtttagtaccaaaaacttcttgatttgtgaaaaatttctgattatttctcaaaggttgattatttggaaaaacaatgtttggtaagttttgattagagttgctattggaaaatcttgttggtaaattttgattgaaactgttattagaaaatctaggtaaatgatcattataattttgattctgtttgaaatgaggttgtgccaaaggcttcttggtttcttgggatttacgaagaaattcggaatattcccattcttgcttcctgttgtcataaaatttacatttattgatgcattcttctaagctcttcaactcgaaattgcttatataggatctataaggttcgagtaatcctgcttggaatgtttttagtgacaatttctctgcttcgcattttttataagttaatagattttggtcttgtatattcaaagagaggtgttgtaagagatcactcagagtttttgaaattcggcAATAATAATCTAAATAATTTTCGTGTCTTTTTTGGACGCATTGTGAAACCGCAGCAATTAATAGTTCTTCGTTCCTTTGATCTCCGTATCTCTGAAGGAGAGCACGTCTGATCGAAGGCCAATCCGTCGCATTTTGAAAAGAGATGAAGTCTCGTGCTTCATTTAAGATTTTCGAacggatcgaaaaattcaagcaaaattcgagatcggttgttagtctgccacgtaaatgtaagactaaattatctacctcgtttatgaaaattgataaatttttacccggtgaaaattctggaatagaattaagtaataattggatgtcttgtctagacatagggtcggctactgttgggagtgttggggtgttagaagagttttgattcatttcgttatttctaataggatacggccgaaatcgattattcctaagtaagcgttcttgaatattatgagaattcaaagattctaaaatttctggctcttgagcaattatctctaattgatgagatgagtctgtcatcgaaataaagaatactggtgatataggaaatgtggtggaaaataggacttacaccaagatttgcatcctagggtggaacgtccttccttctggtcgaagtgggttggtgaagtttggaatttcgcactaagagttaaaactcaacggggttcctcgaacagtttgtgttcactagtggaaactatttgcagtcagttcgtttcttgaaaaaaccgaaaaccgttgcgaaatcctgttcgcagcgccaattatgattttcgatccgcaaactctgtttttaaaaagaattttattctttcaattataaatcacaatttcgaaaaactaaatgactttataattggacagagcggaaaggagttacaaacagaatgaattctaaaatggaactaaactagaatgtgtctcttttcacatggaaaccttggattctggaagaatccgagtcatcactttcttctcgcactaacactttccgcgaagacgaagctggcgtcagcgttccagtacgaggagcatctcatatatatatatatatatatatatatatatatatatatatataaaaaaaaaaaaaaaaaaaaaaaaaaaaaatatatatatatatatatatatatatatatatatatatatatatatatatatatatatatatatatatatatatatatatatatatatatatatatatatatatatatatatatatatatatatatatatatatatatatatatatatatatatatatatatatatatatatatatatatatatatatatatatatatatatatatatataacccGACGGGTTGAGGTGATTGTTCTGTGCTCTGTGGTTTTTGACGTTTCTAGAAAATTGACTTCATGAGATTTTGACTTTTAACCTAGATTGTGTAATTTAGTGtgacagagaaaaaaaaaaaggggaTTTTTGAATAGAAAGAATATTTGACTCCTGAAATTAGAATAGCATAAACTGTTACCATTTTAACCATGATTATTttgtgtttgttttgacctcagATTTCAGTAAGTTTGTGGGATTCATTTtaacattgtttttatttttactgTTATTTGCCATTACAGTTGCCCTGAAGAAGAAACGAAGAGTTTTCGAAAGCTAGGCTATGATAAAAGAGTAAACatctttctttattttattacttgGTCGACATCCCTTAACCTATTTTACTGAATACTACGACCGTTAATtgtatactatatatatatatatatatatatatatatatatatatatatatatatatatatatatatatatatatatatatatatatatatatatatatatatatatatatagcttTGCCACAAAGTATACTGCGCTGCCATCGTTGCCAATGCTATCCTTGAAACACCATCACCGCCATCAGAGCCTGACAGACGTTCAAACCAAAAACCCCCATGGCAGGAACGCATCGGTAGAAAAATAATCGCTCTACGGAAAGAAATAGGCGTTCTACATAACTACCTTGGAAATCAGAACGTCAGCAGAAAAGTTGAGAAAAAAGTGCAAATCTGCGCCAAGAAGATAAAGATCAAAAAAGGCCCCCAATACCATCAACACTTAAGAACACATatggaaaaattaaaacaaaaaattgcgGCGTTAGGGAATAGACTGAGACGGTACAACAAGAGAACACAAAGATACCGAGAAAACAACCTATTCACGAACAACCAGCGAGAATTTTTCCGGAGTCTAACTGAGAGAGACAACGACCAGCAGTCAATCACACCAAATCCTCAAGATATGAACGAATACTGGTCAAAAATATGGAGTCGAGAGGATACCCATAATAGGGAGGCAACATGGATCGCGGCAGAAAGAAGAGCACATGAGGATCTGAGTGAAATGCCGAAGGTAAGAGTCACTGAAGCAGATGTCAGAGCTACAGTCAGACGTTTCGGGAACTGGAAAACGGCGGGTGTGGATGGCATTCACAACTTCTGGTGGAAATCGTTTACATCCACCCATAGAGTATTAGCGCGGCTCATTCAGGAGGCGATAAAGGACCCGACAATAATCCCTGAATACTTCACCCTGGGCATGACTCTTATGATACCCAAGAAAGGAGACCCAACGCAGCCAAAAAATTACAGACCTATCACCTGTCTGCCTGCCATTTACAAAATACTTACATCGACAATTAGCCACAAGATTAACAATCATATCGATAACAACAACATCATGTCTCCAGAACAGAATGGATGCAGACAAAAAGCACGAGGAAGCAAAGAACTGCTGATAATCGACAACACCATCACCAAGCAAGCCAAAAAAAGGTTGAAGAATATCTCGGTTGCCTGGATAGACTACCAAAAGGCGTTCGACTCTGTCCCACACTCATGGCTTCTCGAGATACTGAGAATTTACAAAGTCGATCACGAGGTGGTTGAACTACTGAAAAGTCTGATGTCAACATGGCGCACCTGTTTAACATGGAATAAGAAGTCCTCCTTCACGCCAATCAAGATCAAAAGAGGAATATTCCAAGGTGATGGTCTAAGCCCTTCGTGGTTCTGCCTTGCGCTTAACCCTCTTAGCAACATACTGAATAGGGCAGCATACAGCTACTCAATGGACTCACAGAACAAAGTCAGTCACCTATTTTACTTAGACGACCTAAAATTATTCAGCAGGGGTCAAAAACAGCTAGAGGGACAGTTGGAGTTGGTAAGAAAATTCAGCGAGGACATAGGCATGATATTTGGCCTCGAAAAATGTGCAGTGGTAAATGTGAGGCGTGGCAGACTGGCTGAGGGGGAGAATGTTGAACTGTCGGACGGTCGGACAGTGCCAATACTGGGACAGGAAGAAAGATACAAGTACTTGGGTATTCAGCAAACATTCGAGATCAGACAGCAGGAAAATAAGATGGAAACAGAGAGGGAGCTCATAAGGAGAGTCCGCCGCATCATGAACACCCAATTGTCGGCAAAAAACAAAATGGAGGCCATCAACATCTGGGCTGTGCCAGTGTTCGCGTATACTGCTGGAATTCTCATCTGGTCGAAATCAGATCTTGAGAAACTAGACAGAAAGATCAGATCCATCCTCACGCAATATGGTACGCTTCACCCGAATTCCGCTATTGAAAGGCTCTATCTGCCACGTAAAGAAGGAGGTCGAGGACTAAGTAATTTGCAGGACATATATCTGAAAGAAGAGAAGAAGATTAAGAACTACTTCCAGACAGGAATCACACCAATCCAAAAATGGGTGGCTTCACAACGCTACCCCTCCTCGGGAGAAACCAGCACGCATGAACCTGAAATCGAAGACTTCAAGGAGATATTGAAGCAAAACTGGCAGACAAAACCTCTGCACGGAAGATTCTTCGCAAGCCTGAACCAGTCTGATGTAGATAAGCTGAGCTCGAGTACTTACCTGACGCAAGGTTACCTTTTTCCCCAAACAGAAGGAACATTCCTGGCGATTCAGGATCAAGTCGTGCCAACACGAGTCTACACTAAGCATATCATGAAACAACAGGTACAAACAACAAAATGTAGACTCTGCGATAAAGCCGAGGAAACTGTGCAGCACTTGTCATCTGGATGCTCCACAATAGCCGGCACCAAATACCTTGGACGCCATGACAATATGGGGAAGGTCGTGCATCAGTCGCTGTGCCTGAGGGAGCAACTACTCCCACATTTCGTCCCACACCACATATACGCACCGCAGACTGTCCTGGAAAACGAAACCACCAAAGTCTACTGGGATTTAACCATTATCACCGATCGAGGAGTAGAGCACAACAGACCGGATATGGTGGTGTGGTCAAAGAAGGATAAGAAGGCATATATCATAGATTTTGCTGTGCCTCTAGATCAAAACCTTTCCAAGGCATACGGAGAAAAAATCGCAAAATACGAGCCATTAGCGAAAGAGATAAAGAATATGTGGCGCCTGGAAAAGGTGGAAATTAAACCATTGATCATAAGCTGCAATGGGTTGGTGCACAGAAAAACAACAGAACATGTCAAGGAAATACAATTACCAGCCAACACAATTCTTTGGATGCAAAAAGCGGTGATCCTGGGGACGGTTGGGATCATCAGACAAGCAATATATCCCCATTGACGATCAAAGAAGGTTCTTGGCTGCGGCCCGAACTTTCTGGATAGTGAACCACAGTcgtgtgaaattaaaaaaaaaaaaaaaaaaaaaaaaaaatatatatatatatatatatatatatatatatatatagggagAAATATTTGGGAACCTGGCAATTGTCGTTTGGGCAATTAGTAGTTAGTCGTCATTtacatctatatttcgaaaCTGATTGCGTTTCTTCTTCAGGATGCTAAAATATACATAATAAACGTGGTTACAAAACATACAAAATAAACATTAAAACCTACATCCGACAAGTATACTATAAAACTGTTTTCTCCAGCAAATAAGTATTCCAatacgtatatatatatatatatatagtaaaatAGGTTAAGGGATGTCGACcaagtaataaaataaagaaagatGTTTACTCTATGATTAAAGAGTAAACatctttctttattttattacttgGTCGACATCCCTTAACCTATTTTACTGAATACTACGACCGTTAATtgtatactatatatatatatatatatattttttttttttttttaaaccacCAATCAGGGATATCTGATGCAACTGGGTTTATTCACCAAAGTTAACATCACGCTCAAAAACTTTGTAGAAACCTCCGAACAATTCTAGTTGTACTCAAGATGACCTGCTTCTGGGAAGTAGAGATGACATCTAGCTCCAAACATAATCTCCTGGTGTTCTCAGGTAGGTGTGCCTCAACTATTCCATTGGTCGACATTATTAACGGAAGAATGCTAATCTTGCTCAGATCATACATCTCCTTCAGCTGAAACGCCAGGTCACCATACTTCGTTATTTTTTCGGTGTATGCTCTTGTGATGTTATCATCAGCTGGGATTGTGAACTCTATCAACACGCACGTCCTCCTGTCATTATCGAAAAGCGCTATGTCGGGTCTATTATGCATTACGCTTCTGTCCGTCACCAGCGCCGAGTCCCAGTATAGTTTGTATCGTGCACTTTCAATTAATGTTCTTGGGACATATAGATGGTTCGGAGTTACATCCTGGAGTAACCCCAGATTCAGTGCTATTTTCTGATGATAGATTTTTGCCATGTTGTTATGTCTTTCAAGGTATTCTCTCGGCGCCAAAATGGGGCAAGAAGACGTAACATGTTGTATAGTTTCAGGTGCCTGGGAGCACTTACGACATCGGTCAGATGGTATGTCCAGCTTAGCAATGTGCCTTTGGTACATTCTGGTTGGCATAACTTGATCCTGTATTGCCAGGAGTCTACCCTCAGTTTCTGGATATAAGTATCCGGCTCGCAGGTAAGTCAGAGACTCCATTTTATTAACATGCTCTCCCCTCAGGCACCCAGGATATCGCCCATGTAAGGCCATGGCACCCCACTGCTCGATAAGCTGTTGCATTGATTGGTCAGTGTATTGAACATCCGGTTCCGACAGTCTCAATGGTGACAGGTTTCGGTCCGCCTCACGGATCGCCTGGAAAAAAGGTGAGTTCTTTTTAAGAAAATAATTCCTCAGTGATGTTATGTTTGCCCTGTGGACATCCTCTAAGTTTAGCAAGCCTCTGCCCCCCTGTTGGCGTGGCAGATATAGGCGTATTACCGATGAGTGGGGATGATGGACTCCAAACTTTACCAGCAGGGATCTTAACGCTCTATCCATTTCTTTGAGTTCAGTCGTTGACCAAGTCAGAACCCCGAAAGAGTAAGTGATCGTGGGTATTGCCCAGATATTGATGGCAGTGAAAAGTGATCGAGCGTTTAATTTTGACTTCAGAAGGATGGTAACTCTTTTGAGTAGTCTCTGCCTGAAGAAATCTTTCATTTCCGATGTTTGAATATCTAGAGCTTGTTTGATTCCCAAGTATTTGTATGAATCACCTACGCCCAAATAAGGTATTACAGTCTGATTCATCAaagttgtttcaaaattcgaggCTTGGACTTTTCCGCGTATCACTTCTAAAGTTGCACACTTCTCAACTCCAAAGCTCATGCCGATCGAGTCGCTGAACTGTGAGACTATTTCCAGAAGTCTTTTAAGCTGATCAAAGTTGGCCCCATACAATTTGAGATCATCAATATACAGACTATGGTTAACTCGGACTTGTCTAGGCTTGTCAATGACATATCCGTAAATTGTATTCCTGAGTAGCATACTTAGAGGATTGAGAGCCATACAGAACCACACCGCACTAAGAGTGTCGCCTTGAAAAACACCCCGGTTTATCTCAATATTCTTGGATCCTCTCATCTCATCTCCATTATGAACGAAGAGGGAGGTTCTCCAGGTACGCATCAGAAACTCCAAGAGATTGATGACCTTCTCATCGATGCCATGCATCCGAAGAACTTTCAGCAGCCAGGAGTGGGGTACCGAGTCAAAGGCTTTGCGATAGTCCACCCACGCGACCGAGATATTTCTCAGTTTCTTACGTGCCTgctttgtgattatatagtctACAACCAGGAGTTCCTTGGAGCCTTTAGTTCTTATTCGCCCACCCCCTTGCTCAGGGGCCATAAGATTATGTGTTCGTAGGTGCTTATTCAGGTGTTTCGTGACGATCGCTGTCAATATTTTATACACTGCAGGGAGGCATGTTATTGGGCGAtaattttcaggatttttcggaTCTCCACCCTTCAGAATCAAATATGTTTGGCCCTGAGTGAAGTAACTTGGGAGGAGATTGGGGTCTGAAAGGGATCTTTTAAGCAGTATCGACAATATCTCGTGGACACTGGTGAAATGTTTCCACCAATAGTTGTGCAAATTATCGCATCCTGGAGTTGCCCAGTTATTAGAACCCTTCAGTACGTCTGCTATATCAGACCCCTCGATGTTAATTTCTTCCATTTGAGTTGTTGGGATCCTGGATTCAGCTTCTTGTATCCAAGGCATATTTCGATCATATGTGGTCTTTTTAGACCAAACTTCACCCCAGTATTCCTCAGCTGCCCCAAGCTCAAGTCGATCACCCCCCTCGGTACTTCCCTGTTCAAGGTCcctgaaaaactttttttggttTTGAAAGAACAACTTATTATTTTTGTGTCTTGTGACTCTCTCATTGTACCGTCTTATGCGACTACCTAATGCTCTGATCTTTTGTTTCAGATTATCACAGAGCACCAAGATTTTTTCCTTGAACTCCGGATCTCTCCGTTTTATCCTATATTCGGAGGCCGTTTTCCTGGTAGCTTTGATCACCTTGTTCGATGGATTTGGTGAATGAAGGTAAGTATGGAGTTTTCCTATTTTTCTTCTTATCAAAACGATCTTCTGTTCCAGGCGTCTCTTCCAAGGAGGGGGGCCATTCAGTCTCTGAGCCgcgttttcattaatttttttcccatgaAATTCACAGATCGTAACAGCTCCGGCATATACAACATCAACCAGTTCAGTAAGCGTGTCAACTTCTCCGAGATGTCCAGGAATCACCGAGTTCAAAGATTTCATCGTTTCCAAGATCAGCTTTGAGTGCTGCAACCGTGGTATCTTCGGTCTACTTTCAGGAT
Above is a window of Coccinella septempunctata chromosome 5, icCocSept1.1, whole genome shotgun sequence DNA encoding:
- the LOC123314030 gene encoding uncharacterized protein LOC123314030; this translates as MCPSRPSYAQLLSNRVRWMLRGEKLSRAELGNIKTSCYPLEIPEEQNSIAEETNRRRSSLRMRQSGLYVRSEQAETIEQQFLENLMKFSGMNPESRPKIPRLQHSKLILETMKSLNSVIPGHLGEVDTLTELVDVVYAGAVTICEFHGKKINENAAQRLNGPPPWKRRLEQKIVLIRRKIGKLHTYLHSPNPSNKVIKATRKTASEYRIKRRDPEFKEKILVLCDNLKQKIRALGSRIRRYNERVTRHKNNKLFFQNQKKFFRDLEQGSTEGGDRLELGAAEEYWGEVWSKKTTYDRNMPWIQEAESRIPTTQMEEINIEGSDIADVLKGSNNWATPGCDNLHNYWWKHFTSVHEILSILLKRSLSDPNLLPSYFTQGQTYLILKGGDPKNPENYRPITCLPAVYKILTAIVTKHLNKHLRTHNLMAPEQGGGRIRTKGSKELLVVDYIITKQARKKLRNISVAWVDYRKAFDSVPHSWLLKVLRMHGIDEKVINLLEFLMRTWRTSLFVHNGDEMRGSKNIEINRGVFQGDTLSAVWFCMALNPLSMLLRNTIYGYVIDKPRQVRVNHSLYIDDLKLYGANFDQLKRLLEIVSQFSDSIGMSFGVEKCATLEVIRGKVQASNFETTLMNQTVIPYLGVGDSYKYLGIKQALDIQTSEMKDFFRQRLLKRVTILLKSKLNARSLFTAINIWAIPTITYSFGVLTWSTTELKEMDRALRSLLVKFGVHHPHSSVIRLYLPRQQGGRGLLNLEDVHRANITSLRNYFLKKNSPFFQAIREADRNLSPLRLSEPDVQYTDQSMQQLIEQWGAMALHGRYPGCLRGEHVNKMESLTYLRAGYLYPETEGRLLAIQDQVMPTRMYQRHIAKLDIPSDRCRKCSQAPETIQHVTSSCPILAPREYLERHNNMAKIYHQKIALNLGLLQDVTPNHLYVPRTLIESARYKLYWDSALVTDRSVMHNRPDIALFDNDRRTCVLIEFTIPADDNITRAYTEKITKYGDLAFQLKEMYDLSKISILPLIMSTNGIVEAHLPENTRRLCLELDVISTSQKQVILSTTRIVRRFLQSF